Sequence from the Fictibacillus arsenicus genome:
AGTTGCTGAAGTAACAATCTTGTTTACACCTGGGTTTTTCCAGTCCTTCGTATCAATGCTCCAATGAACAACGGTATGATTCAAGTCCTCAGAAATATTAAGAACACGCTCATCGAAATTCCCATTCGGCGGACGAAGAAGAGAAGTCATTTTGCCGGAAACCTTTTTGATCTTTTCTTGAGCTAAAAGAATATCTCTTTTGATCTGTTTATCTTCCCACTCGGTATAGCTTTTATATTGATAACCGAGACTCGCGACCTCATGACCATCTTTCACGATTCGTTCAACAATATCAGGATGTCGTTCAGCCCAAGCAGCTGATAAGAAGAAGGTGCAATTCTTTACGCCTTTTTCTTTTAAAATATCCAGGATCGGTGTGACCCGTTTGTCACCCCAGCTGATGTCAAAGGTCAAGGAAACTTTATTACCCTGATCTTCCCCTTTGTATATTGCCCGAGGACCGTCTTTTGATGAGAAGACGGATAGCTGCTGCTGTCCCACGAAAGCGAGGGAGGCAGCAAAAAATGCTGCAAACACAACAACCATGTATTGTTTTACTTTTTTACCGTTTATGACAAAGAAAAATTTCATTTACACTTTACCCCCTTGTCCATACTTCCTTACAGAATATTTATGACTCTCTGGACAAGATATGACGGATATTTAAGAAAAACCCAAAAATAATAACAGAGCTTTTTCGTGGCAATAATGATAAAAGAAAATGCTAAGCGGGGTGTTTTGTTTTGATAGGAATGCTGTTGAATCATCAGGAACTTAATGAATTCGAATATGTGCTAAAAAAAGAAATGGAAGAACTGATGTATGATCTAGAAGATCAAAAAATTGATGGAATCGTAAAATCAGTTCTTGAAGAAAGGTATCAAATCATTTATCGTTTATTTTGCCGGTTTGCAAAACCAGCCGATTGCAGAAGGTACTTAAGATCAAAACAAAGAAATTGATTTTTTTCCTGAAAAACTGTTGACCATTACATAAACATGGTGGTATATTATTTCTTGTCGCTTTTACAGCGGCGTTATAAACAAATTAAGATTCACTAAAAAAAGCGGTTGACATCAGCTGTTAAACGGTGGTATCTTATAAAAGTCGCCAAAACGAGCGGCAAGCTTTAAATAAACAAGTTCTTTGAAAACTGAACAAAAGCAAAGGTAAGGAATTAAGAATTAATTCCGTCAGTAACAAATTAGAGCAAGTCAAACACTTTTATGGAGAGTTTGATCCTGGCTCAGGATGAACGCTGGCGGCGTGCCTAATACATGCAAGTCGAGCGAATGAAGAGGAGCTTGCTCCTCTGATTTAGCGGCGGACGGGTGAGTAACACGTGGGTAATCTGCCTGTAAGACGGGGATAACTCCGGGAAACCGGGGCTAATACCGGATAATAAGAAGAAACGCATGTTTCTTTTTTGAAAGTCGGTTTCGGCTGACACTTACAGATGAGCCCGCGGCGCATTAGCTAGTTGGTGAGGTAACGGCTCACCAAGGCGACGATGCGTAGCCGACCTGAGAGGGTGATCGGCCACACTGGGACTGAGACACGGCCCAGACTCCTACGGGAGGCAGCAGTAGGGAATCTTCGGCAATGGGCGAAAGCCTGACCGAGCAACGCCGCGTGAGCGATGAAGGCCTTCGGGTCGTAAAGCTCTGTTGTTAGAGAAGAACAAGTACGAGAGTAACTGCTCGTACCTTGACGGTACCTAACCAGAAAGCCACGGCTAACTACGTGCCAGCAGCCGCGGTAATACGTAGGTGGCAAGCGTTATCCGGAATTATTGGGCGTAAAGCGCGCGCAGGCGGTCTCTTAAGTCTGATGTGAAAGCCCACGGCTCAACCGTGGAGGGTCATTGGAAACTGGGAGACTTGAGTGCAGGAGAGAAAAGTGGAATTCCACGTGTAGCGGTGAAATGCGTAGAGATGTGGAGGAACACCAGTGGCGAAGGCGGCTTTTTGGCCTGTAACTGACGCTGAGGCGCGAAAGCGTGGGGAGCAAACAGGATTAGATACCCTGGTAGTCCACGCCGTAAACGATGAGTGCTAGGTGTTGGGGGGTTCCACCCTCAGTGCTGAAGTTAACACATTAAGCACTCCGCCTGGGGAGTACGACCGCAAGGTTGAAACTCAAAGGAATTGACGGGGGCCCGCACAAGCAGTGGAGCATGTGGTTTAATTCGAAGCAACGCGAAGAACCTTACCAGGTCTTGACATCCTCTGATCACTCTAGAGATAGAGCTTTCCCCTTCGGGGGACAGAGTGACAGGTGGTGCATGGTTGTCGTCAGCTCGTGTCGTGAGATGTTGGGTTAAGTCCCGCAACGAGCGCAACCCTTGACCTTAGTTGCCAGCATTCAGTTGGGCACTCTAAGGTGACTGCCGGTGACAAACCGGAGGAAGGTGGGGATGACGTCAAATCATCATGCCCCTTATGACCTGGGCTACACACGTGCTACAATGGATGGTACAAAGGGTTGCGAAGCCGCGAGGCCAAGCCAATCCCAAAAAGCCATTCTCAGTTCGGATTGTAGGCTGCAACTCGCCTACATGAAGCCGGAATTGCTAGTAATCGCGGATCAGCATGCCGCGGTGAATACGTTCCCGGGCCTTGTACACACCGCCCGTCACACCACGAGAGTTTGTAACACCCGAAGTCGGTGGGGTAACCCTTTTGGGAGCCAGCCGCCGAAGGTGGGACAGATGATTGGGGTGAAGTCGTAACAAGGTAGCCGTATCGGAAGGTGCGGCTGGATCACCTCCTTTCTATGGAGATTATGAAACAGCTTCGACTGTTTCGTAAGTACACCTTTTGCCTTTTGTTCAGTTTTGAGAGAACTCTCTCTCAACTAAATAACACTTTTCTAAGATTTTTTATGAAAGGGTTATTTTATATGTT
This genomic interval carries:
- the pdaB gene encoding polysaccharide deacetylase family sporulation protein PdaB translates to MKFFFVINGKKVKQYMVVVFAAFFAASLAFVGQQQLSVFSSKDGPRAIYKGEDQGNKVSLTFDISWGDKRVTPILDILKEKGVKNCTFFLSAAWAERHPDIVERIVKDGHEVASLGYQYKSYTEWEDKQIKRDILLAQEKIKKVSGKMTSLLRPPNGNFDERVLNISEDLNHTVVHWSIDTKDWKNPGVNKIVTSATDGTKAGDIILLHASDSVKQTHKALPQIIDKLKGDGFKLVSVSEMIANTEASSKEVN